AGGATCGCATCGACATGGACATTGTGCGGCGGATCGTAGCGCACCGTCGCGCCGTCCTGGCCGCGCGCGATCAGGATTGAGAATTCATAGTCGAAGGTGACGAACGCCTCCAGCACGGCGGGGCCGCCGATCGCCTCCCACGCCGCATCCGCATCGGCGGGCGTGTGCAGCCGCACCTGCCCCTTGCCGTCGTAGCCGAAGCGCGCGGTCTTCAGCACCGCCGGCGTGCCGACATGGACCAGCGCCGCCGCCAGCGATTCGCGGCTGTCCACCGCCGCCCATCGGGCCGGTCGTCCACCGACCCGCTCGACGAAGCGCTTTTCCGCGATCCGCTCCTGCGCCGCCGCCAGGGCGCGCGGATGCGGGTGGACCGGCACCCGCTCGGCCAGCCATTCGACCGGCGCCAGCGCGATATTCTCAAATTCGTAAGTCACGACGTCGCACGATGCGGCAAAATCGGCGAGGACGATGCGATTGTGGTAATCCGCCCGCGTCAGGCTCGACGCGGTCTGCGCCGCGACGCTTTCGCGATCGGGCGCGAGGACATGCGTGCGATACCCTAGCTGCGCCGCCGCCACGCCGAGCATGCGGCCCAGCTGCCCGCCGCCCAGGATGCCGATCGTGCTGCCCGGCGCCAGCATCAGGCGGGTTCGGTGGCGACCGCGTCGGTCTGGCGCTGCCGCCACGCCTGCAGCCGCTGCGACAGCGCCTCGTCCGCCGTCGCCAGGATCGCCGCCGCGAGCAGCCCTGCGTTGATCGCCCCGGCCTTGCCGATCGCCAGCGTCCCCACCGGGATGCCTGCCGGCATCTGCACGATCGACAGCAGCGAATCCTGCCCCTTCAACGCCTTGCTCTGCACCGGCACGCCCAGCACCGGCAGGTGCGTCATCGCCGCCGCCATGCCGGGCAGGTGCGCCGCGCCGCCCGCGCCGGCGATGACCACCTTCAGCCCGCGCCCGGCCGCATTCTTCGCATAATCGTACAACCGGTCGGGGGTGCGGTGCGCCGAGACGACCCGGGT
The sequence above is a segment of the Sphingomonas insulae genome. Coding sequences within it:
- a CDS encoding 5-(carboxyamino)imidazole ribonucleotide synthase — encoded protein: MLAPGSTIGILGGGQLGRMLGVAAAQLGYRTHVLAPDRESVAAQTASSLTRADYHNRIVLADFAASCDVVTYEFENIALAPVEWLAERVPVHPHPRALAAAQERIAEKRFVERVGGRPARWAAVDSRESLAAALVHVGTPAVLKTARFGYDGKGQVRLHTPADADAAWEAIGGPAVLEAFVTFDYEFSILIARGQDGATVRYDPPHNVHVDAILRTSSVPAPADILDQAEEATALACRIAAELDYVGVLACEFFATADGPVFNEMAPRVHNSGHWTIEGADTSQFENHIRAICGLPLGSTALTGRSVTLENLIGADDWMPVLGEPGAHLHLYGKGTARPGRKMGHVTRIVR
- the purE gene encoding 5-(carboxyamino)imidazole ribonucleotide mutase; this translates as MEHPLVGIIMGSTSDWDTMQGAADVLAELGVAHETRVVSAHRTPDRLYDYAKNAAGRGLKVVIAGAGGAAHLPGMAAAMTHLPVLGVPVQSKALKGQDSLLSIVQMPAGIPVGTLAIGKAGAINAGLLAAAILATADEALSQRLQAWRQRQTDAVATEPA